A DNA window from Xanthomonas campestris pv. campestris str. ATCC 33913 contains the following coding sequences:
- a CDS encoding NAD-dependent epimerase/dehydratase family protein, producing the protein MRILITGNMGYIGPVVARHLRQQYPDAWLVGLDRGWFAHCLSDPRQLPEVVLDQQWFGDVRDLTAQQLSGFDGVVHLAAISNDAMGKRFEQVTDAINCRASVAVAQAAAQAGVKHFVFASSCSVYGAAADGTPRSESSAVAPLTAYAHSKIDTERALAQLETDMVITCLRFATACGASPRLRLDLVLNDFVASAVANGTVEVLSDGSPWRPLIHVRDMARAIDWALGRTPLAGGRFLAVNAGAEQWNVQIRDLAQAVGAAMPSATVSISTTAPADNRSYRVDFSLFQRLAPQHQPQQTLQSTITELRDDLLRAGFADGDFRQSSDFIRLRILQQLVDSGALAADLRAAA; encoded by the coding sequence ATGCGCATCTTGATCACCGGCAACATGGGCTATATCGGCCCGGTGGTAGCACGACACCTGCGGCAGCAGTACCCGGACGCGTGGCTGGTGGGCCTGGATCGCGGCTGGTTTGCGCATTGCCTGTCCGACCCGCGCCAGCTGCCCGAGGTGGTGCTCGATCAACAATGGTTTGGCGACGTGCGTGATCTAACCGCGCAGCAGTTGAGTGGCTTCGATGGCGTGGTGCATCTGGCGGCGATCTCCAACGACGCCATGGGCAAGCGCTTCGAGCAGGTCACCGATGCCATCAATTGCCGCGCCAGTGTCGCGGTAGCGCAGGCCGCCGCGCAGGCCGGCGTCAAACACTTCGTGTTCGCCTCCAGTTGCAGCGTGTATGGCGCCGCCGCAGACGGCACACCGCGATCGGAAAGCAGCGCAGTGGCGCCGCTTACCGCCTACGCACATTCCAAGATCGACACCGAGCGCGCCCTGGCCCAGCTGGAGACCGACATGGTGATCACCTGCCTGCGGTTTGCCACCGCCTGCGGTGCATCGCCACGCTTGCGGCTGGACCTGGTGCTCAACGATTTTGTTGCCAGCGCGGTGGCCAATGGCACGGTGGAAGTGTTGTCGGATGGTTCGCCCTGGCGGCCGTTGATCCATGTACGCGACATGGCGCGCGCGATCGACTGGGCGCTGGGCCGCACCCCACTGGCGGGCGGGCGCTTTCTGGCCGTCAACGCCGGCGCCGAGCAGTGGAATGTGCAGATCCGCGATCTCGCGCAGGCAGTGGGCGCGGCGATGCCATCGGCCACGGTGTCCATCTCCACCACCGCACCGGCCGACAACCGCTCGTATCGCGTGGATTTTTCGCTGTTCCAGCGCCTGGCGCCACAGCACCAGCCACAGCAGACACTGCAGTCCACCATTACCGAATTGCGCGATGACCTGCTGCGCGCAGGCTTTGCCGATGGTGACTTCCGCCAAAGTTCGGATTTCATCCGCCTGCGCATCCTGCAGCAGCTGGTGGACAGCGGCGCACTCGCGGCCGACTTGAGGGCGGCGGCATGA
- a CDS encoding glycosyltransferase, with product MPAARSVLLSSNYEAWPEAFNGQAYAFLNVVRSLEHADVVCPPAAAYASGRGVNPSVSYLLNELSYRGVSALRRLRGQPAASNAQRCEVERDYDLFFYVCQFPRELSTLSRIGHWQERCRTRVAYLLETWPEQLESQRSELRLLDGFDHVFVLNASCVEPLRAYTRTPVSFLPSACDVLLATPMPHPQQRCIDVVSIGRRKPDVHDKLLAHAQAHPEFFYLHDVVRGGAVTHWPAHRLQSAALIKRAKFFMAHDFVVDNKGFFKGVRKQALATRYFEGAAGGAVIVGSEQRCPEFAQCFDWDDAVIELPADLDDIGGFLRALEQQPERLARARLHNTVHSLRRHDWAHRWAQILQTLDLPRPTLMAERMAMLDTLATMAEQTAVSPSIAHSVSA from the coding sequence ATGCCTGCGGCCCGGTCAGTGCTGCTGTCCTCGAACTATGAGGCATGGCCCGAAGCGTTTAATGGGCAAGCCTATGCGTTTCTCAATGTGGTGCGCAGCCTGGAGCATGCCGATGTGGTGTGTCCGCCTGCGGCCGCGTATGCCAGCGGGCGCGGCGTCAACCCGAGTGTGTCCTATCTGCTCAACGAGCTCAGCTACCGCGGCGTATCCGCGCTGCGCCGCTTGCGCGGCCAACCGGCCGCATCCAATGCGCAACGGTGCGAGGTTGAGCGCGATTACGATCTGTTTTTCTACGTATGCCAGTTTCCTCGAGAGTTGAGCACGCTCAGCCGCATTGGGCACTGGCAAGAACGCTGCCGCACGCGCGTGGCCTATTTGCTGGAAACCTGGCCCGAGCAACTGGAATCGCAAAGGTCCGAGTTGCGCCTGCTGGATGGGTTCGATCACGTGTTTGTACTCAATGCCAGTTGCGTGGAGCCGTTGCGCGCGTACACGCGCACGCCGGTGTCGTTTTTGCCCAGCGCCTGCGATGTGTTGCTGGCCACGCCGATGCCGCATCCGCAACAGCGCTGCATCGATGTGGTGAGCATCGGCCGCCGCAAGCCAGACGTGCACGACAAGTTGTTGGCGCATGCGCAGGCGCACCCGGAATTCTTCTACCTGCACGATGTGGTGCGTGGCGGTGCCGTAACGCACTGGCCTGCCCACCGCCTGCAGTCGGCGGCGTTGATCAAGCGTGCCAAGTTCTTCATGGCCCACGACTTCGTGGTGGACAACAAGGGCTTCTTCAAGGGCGTCAGGAAGCAAGCCCTGGCCACCCGCTATTTCGAAGGCGCCGCCGGTGGTGCGGTGATCGTTGGCTCCGAGCAGCGTTGCCCCGAGTTCGCACAGTGCTTTGACTGGGACGATGCGGTGATCGAACTGCCGGCAGACCTGGACGATATTGGCGGGTTCCTGCGCGCGCTCGAACAGCAGCCGGAGCGGCTGGCACGCGCGCGCCTGCACAACACCGTGCACAGCCTGCGCCGGCACGATTGGGCGCACCGCTGGGCGCAGATCCTGCAGACCCTGGACCTGCCGCGGCCCACATTGATGGCAGAGCGCATGGCGATGCTCGACACGCTGGCCACCATGGCCGAGCAGACTGCCGTGTCTCCGTCCATCGCCCACAGCGTCAGCGCCTGA
- the cobA gene encoding uroporphyrinogen-III C-methyltransferase: MVLLSAGPGDLELLTIKAVKALATAQVLLLDDLANPQIVELAPQARVIRVGKRGGCRSTPQDFICRLMRRYALQGVQVVRVKGGDALLFGRAGEEIAFLRAAGVGVQVINGVSAAFAAAAALEVSLTHRAHCHGITFVTAHTHDHGGPNWGALAASGTTLGIYMGLRRADAVASALLAHLPATTPAAIVQAATRAEQQRRLTTLGELGRTAATLPPDLPTLLLVGGAMAEANAACDDSLGLLLQQAVG, encoded by the coding sequence GTGGTGTTGCTCTCCGCCGGCCCCGGCGACCTGGAACTGCTCACCATCAAGGCGGTGAAGGCGCTGGCCACTGCGCAGGTGCTGCTGCTCGACGATCTGGCCAACCCGCAGATCGTGGAACTGGCACCGCAGGCGCGCGTGATCCGGGTGGGCAAGCGCGGTGGCTGCCGCTCCACGCCGCAGGACTTCATCTGCCGGCTGATGCGCCGCTACGCGCTGCAAGGCGTGCAGGTGGTGCGCGTCAAGGGCGGCGATGCCTTGTTGTTCGGGCGTGCGGGCGAAGAGATCGCCTTTCTGCGCGCCGCCGGGGTGGGCGTGCAGGTGATCAACGGGGTCAGCGCGGCGTTCGCGGCCGCGGCGGCGCTGGAGGTCTCGCTGACCCATCGTGCGCATTGCCACGGCATCACCTTCGTCACCGCGCATACGCACGACCACGGCGGGCCGAACTGGGGCGCGCTGGCGGCCAGCGGCACCACGCTGGGCATCTACATGGGGCTGCGCCGGGCCGACGCAGTGGCCAGTGCCTTGCTGGCGCATCTGCCGGCCACGACACCGGCGGCCATCGTGCAGGCGGCCACGCGCGCCGAGCAGCAGCGCCGGCTCACCACGCTGGGCGAGCTGGGCCGCACTGCTGCCACGCTGCCGCCGGACCTGCCCACGCTGTTGCTGGTGGGTGGGGCAATGGCCGAAGCCAATGCCGCGTGCGATGACTCGCTTGGCCTGCTGCTGCAGCAGGCCGTGGGTTGA
- the rfbC gene encoding dTDP-4-dehydrorhamnose 3,5-epimerase produces the protein MIFRPTPLSGAFIIEPEPRGDARGWFARVFCTQEMAQAGLVDQFVQVNNSFNAEAGTLRGMHYQLPPAPEVKIVRCIRGALWDAIVDLRPDSPTYLQWYGVELTADNRLALYVPRGFAHGFITLQAQTEALYFASAMYTPAAERGLRWDDARIGIRWPCTPALVSDKDAAWPEFNEQVHGVTQLTGLTQQERA, from the coding sequence ATGATCTTTCGCCCCACGCCGTTGTCTGGCGCCTTCATCATCGAGCCCGAACCGCGAGGCGATGCGCGTGGATGGTTTGCGCGGGTGTTCTGTACCCAGGAGATGGCGCAGGCCGGGCTGGTGGACCAGTTCGTGCAGGTCAACAATTCCTTCAACGCAGAGGCCGGCACCTTGCGCGGCATGCACTATCAGCTGCCGCCCGCGCCGGAGGTCAAGATCGTGCGCTGCATCCGCGGCGCGCTGTGGGATGCCATTGTCGACCTGCGCCCGGATTCGCCCACCTACCTGCAGTGGTACGGGGTCGAACTCACTGCCGACAACCGCCTGGCACTGTATGTGCCGCGCGGGTTTGCGCATGGCTTCATCACGCTGCAGGCGCAGACCGAAGCGCTGTATTTCGCCAGTGCGATGTATACGCCGGCTGCCGAACGCGGACTGCGCTGGGACGATGCGCGCATTGGCATCCGCTGGCCGTGCACGCCCGCATTGGTGTCCGACAAGGACGCCGCCTGGCCGGAGTTCAATGAGCAGGTGCATGGCGTGACCCAACTGACCGGGCTGACTCAACAGGAGCGCGCATGA
- a CDS encoding NAD(P)/FAD-dependent oxidoreductase produces MHDVDCIVVGAGVVGLAIARQLAMQGNEVLILEAASAIGTGTSARNSEVIHAGVYYPPGSLKAELCVRGNALLYAYCRQRNVPHQRCGKLIIACDQAQTAQLEALQRNATDSAAPGVVPLSSAQMQARAPALRCVAALESTTTGIIDSHALMLALQGDAERHGATLALRAPVQSIEPLVAGFRICTAGGDAMGLTCRWLINAAGHGAPALAACTEGLPATARVRAHYAKGSYFTLAGRSPFHKLVYPLPEPGGLGVHLTLDLQGRARFGPDVEWVAQPDYHCEPARAEHFYAAIRRYWPALPDGALQPGYCGVRPKISGPGEPAADFRIDGPALHGMAGLVNLFGIESPGLTACLSIAEHVAALLGDEARAAAHAGASSQGDSAQGGAACS; encoded by the coding sequence ATGCACGACGTGGATTGCATCGTGGTGGGCGCCGGCGTTGTAGGACTTGCCATTGCACGACAGCTTGCGATGCAGGGAAACGAGGTGTTGATACTCGAAGCCGCATCGGCCATTGGCACCGGCACCAGTGCGCGCAACAGCGAAGTCATACACGCCGGGGTGTATTACCCGCCCGGATCGTTGAAGGCGGAGCTGTGTGTTCGCGGCAACGCATTGCTGTATGCATATTGCCGCCAACGCAATGTGCCGCATCAACGCTGCGGCAAGTTGATCATTGCTTGCGATCAGGCGCAGACCGCGCAGCTGGAGGCGTTGCAGCGCAATGCAACCGACAGCGCCGCACCCGGTGTGGTGCCATTGAGTAGTGCACAGATGCAGGCGCGCGCACCTGCGCTGCGCTGCGTGGCTGCGCTGGAATCCACCACCACCGGCATTATCGATAGCCATGCATTGATGCTGGCCTTGCAGGGCGATGCCGAGCGACATGGCGCCACGCTGGCGTTACGCGCGCCGGTGCAGTCGATCGAACCGCTGGTTGCCGGCTTCCGCATCTGCACGGCGGGCGGCGACGCGATGGGGTTGACGTGCCGCTGGTTGATCAACGCTGCCGGTCACGGTGCGCCGGCGTTGGCCGCATGCACCGAAGGCCTGCCAGCCACTGCGCGCGTGCGCGCGCACTATGCGAAGGGCAGTTACTTCACTTTGGCCGGGCGGTCGCCGTTTCATAAATTGGTGTATCCGTTGCCCGAGCCAGGTGGCCTGGGTGTGCACCTGACGCTCGATCTACAGGGGCGTGCACGCTTCGGCCCCGATGTGGAGTGGGTGGCGCAGCCCGACTATCACTGCGAGCCGGCGCGCGCCGAGCATTTCTATGCGGCAATCCGCCGTTACTGGCCAGCGCTGCCCGATGGCGCACTGCAACCGGGCTACTGCGGTGTGCGCCCGAAGATCAGCGGCCCCGGCGAGCCGGCCGCCGACTTCCGGATCGATGGGCCCGCGCTGCACGGCATGGCCGGGCTGGTGAACCTGTTCGGCATCGAGTCGCCTGGCCTGACCGCTTGCCTGAGCATTGCCGAGCATGTGGCAGCGCTGCTGGGTGATGAGGCGCGGGCCGCCGCCCATGCAGGGGCTTCCAGTCAAGGTGATTCTGCGCAGGGAGGTGCCGCATGTTCCTGA
- a CDS encoding nitrate reductase, which translates to MSDGLLTALGGEAQPLASSPMHRTTRSTCCYCGVGCGVLIHSTHDDAGERIVGIEGDPLHPANHGRLCSKGLALPQTAASQQGRVLAPELRRHRDAPRTAVSWDQALNHVTGKLAAIIDQHGPDAVAFYVSGQLLTEDYYVFNKLAKGLLGTNNIDTNSRLCMSSAVTGYKLALGADGPPTCYEDLELAQTVLFAGSNMAYAHPVLFRRLEDARARNPEIRWIVIDPRRTDTAAMADLHLAIEPGTDVALFNGMLHHLIWEGLVDARFVAAQTEDFDALKHMLREYTPRMSAEICGISHEDLVQAAEWFGRSPAALSLYCMGLNQSAHGTDKNLALINLHLATGQIGKPGAGPFSLTGQPNAMGGREVGGMATMLAAHREIGNAQERAEVERAWGVPAGRISATPGAPAVQLFERLRAGTLKAVWIVCTNPVHSMPDIDGVRAALEQAELVIVQDAFSGTDTVPYADVLLPAASWGEKDGTVTNSERCITRVRKAVEPPGQARADWWIAREVARRLEVRLAPQEGAGLFAFDTPAEIFDEHRALTVGRDLDIGGLDHAALDARGPQQWPFPAGATQGQARRYTDGVFATPNGRARFHATPYRKVAEPTSARFPMRLLTGRLRDQWHGMSRSGRAPGAFAHSPEPALRMHPDDAVRRGLQAGELVRVASKRGALVLPLELSDELRSGTVFAAMHWSAQTLASGGINEVSTPAVDTRSQQPELKHAAVRVEKAAFGWHLLAARRGDALALQQALQPLLRDCGYAGLRLHAEPGGDAGGQWAVLHAACERAPSAEWIDRLVAALQLPAGADVLEYRDLRRGLMRRVGWRLQDGHSHIDGVLLTAAQPSAANQSLLDTALRGQPWRGARLAVFAQTQGAPADPIVCTCMHVSSAAIHAAIDDGADLAQLKQRLGCGTVCGSCVPQLTRLCRPSQRA; encoded by the coding sequence ATGAGCGATGGCCTGCTGACGGCGCTTGGCGGTGAGGCGCAGCCGCTTGCGTCCTCGCCGATGCATCGCACCACGCGCTCCACCTGCTGCTACTGCGGGGTTGGCTGCGGCGTGTTGATCCACAGCACGCACGATGACGCCGGCGAGCGCATCGTCGGCATCGAAGGCGACCCGCTGCATCCGGCCAATCACGGGCGCCTGTGCAGCAAAGGACTGGCCTTGCCGCAGACCGCGGCCAGCCAACAGGGCCGCGTGCTAGCGCCGGAGCTGCGCCGCCACCGCGACGCACCGCGCACGGCGGTGAGCTGGGACCAGGCCTTGAATCACGTCACCGGCAAGCTGGCTGCAATCATCGACCAGCACGGCCCGGATGCGGTGGCGTTCTATGTCTCCGGGCAGTTGCTCACCGAGGACTATTACGTTTTCAACAAGCTCGCCAAGGGGCTGTTGGGCACCAACAACATCGACACCAACTCGCGGCTGTGCATGTCCAGCGCGGTCACCGGCTACAAGCTCGCCCTCGGTGCCGATGGCCCGCCCACCTGCTATGAGGATCTGGAGCTGGCGCAGACGGTGCTGTTTGCCGGCAGCAACATGGCCTACGCGCATCCGGTGCTGTTCCGCCGGCTGGAAGATGCGCGCGCGCGTAACCCCGAGATTCGCTGGATCGTGATCGATCCCCGTCGTACCGACACCGCGGCCATGGCCGACCTGCACCTGGCCATCGAACCCGGCACTGACGTCGCATTGTTCAACGGCATGCTGCATCACCTGATCTGGGAGGGTCTGGTGGATGCGCGTTTCGTGGCGGCGCAGACCGAAGACTTCGATGCCCTCAAGCACATGCTGCGCGAATACACGCCGCGCATGAGCGCCGAGATCTGCGGAATCTCGCACGAGGACCTGGTGCAGGCGGCCGAGTGGTTCGGGCGCAGCCCGGCCGCGTTGTCGCTGTATTGCATGGGCTTGAACCAGTCGGCGCATGGCACCGACAAGAACCTGGCGCTGATCAACCTGCACCTGGCCACCGGCCAGATCGGCAAGCCGGGCGCGGGGCCGTTTTCGTTGACCGGCCAGCCCAATGCGATGGGCGGGCGCGAAGTGGGCGGCATGGCAACGATGCTGGCCGCGCACCGCGAGATCGGCAATGCGCAGGAGCGCGCGGAAGTGGAGCGCGCGTGGGGCGTGCCGGCCGGGCGCATCAGCGCCACGCCGGGCGCACCGGCGGTGCAATTGTTCGAGCGCCTGCGCGCGGGCACGCTCAAGGCGGTGTGGATCGTGTGCACCAACCCCGTGCATTCGATGCCCGATATCGATGGCGTGCGCGCGGCGCTGGAACAGGCCGAACTGGTGATCGTGCAGGACGCGTTTTCCGGCACCGACACCGTTCCTTATGCCGATGTGTTGCTGCCGGCCGCCAGCTGGGGCGAGAAGGACGGCACTGTCACCAACTCCGAGCGCTGCATCACCCGCGTGCGCAAGGCAGTGGAACCGCCCGGCCAGGCGCGTGCGGACTGGTGGATTGCGCGCGAGGTGGCACGCCGACTGGAGGTGCGCCTGGCCCCGCAGGAAGGCGCTGGCCTGTTCGCATTCGACACGCCGGCGGAGATCTTCGATGAGCACCGCGCGTTGACGGTAGGGCGCGACCTGGATATCGGCGGCCTGGACCACGCCGCACTGGATGCACGCGGGCCGCAGCAGTGGCCATTCCCGGCGGGTGCCACGCAAGGCCAAGCGCGGCGTTACACCGATGGCGTGTTTGCAACCCCCAACGGACGTGCGCGCTTCCATGCCACGCCGTACCGCAAGGTTGCCGAGCCCACCTCGGCACGCTTTCCGATGCGCTTGCTGACCGGCCGCTTGCGCGATCAGTGGCATGGCATGTCGCGCAGTGGTCGCGCGCCCGGTGCGTTTGCGCATAGCCCCGAACCGGCATTGCGCATGCATCCGGACGATGCCGTGCGCCGTGGCCTGCAAGCCGGCGAACTGGTGCGTGTGGCCAGCAAGCGCGGCGCGCTGGTGCTGCCGTTGGAACTGTCCGACGAGCTGCGCTCGGGCACGGTGTTTGCAGCCATGCACTGGAGCGCGCAGACGCTGGCCAGCGGCGGCATCAACGAAGTCAGCACGCCGGCCGTGGACACACGCTCGCAGCAGCCCGAGCTCAAGCACGCGGCCGTGCGCGTGGAAAAGGCCGCGTTCGGTTGGCATCTGCTGGCGGCACGCCGCGGCGATGCGCTGGCCCTGCAGCAAGCCTTGCAGCCGTTGCTGCGCGATTGCGGCTATGCCGGCCTGCGCCTGCATGCCGAGCCGGGCGGCGATGCCGGCGGGCAGTGGGCAGTGTTGCATGCGGCCTGCGAGCGTGCTCCGTCAGCGGAGTGGATCGATCGGTTGGTGGCCGCGTTGCAGTTACCGGCCGGTGCCGACGTGCTCGAATACCGCGACCTGCGCCGCGGGCTGATGCGCCGTGTGGGCTGGCGGCTGCAGGACGGGCACAGCCATATCGATGGCGTGCTGCTCACTGCGGCGCAACCTAGCGCGGCCAATCAGTCGCTGCTTGACACGGCGTTGCGCGGGCAGCCGTGGCGCGGCGCGCGCCTGGCCGTGTTTGCGCAGACCCAGGGTGCGCCGGCCGATCCGATTGTGTGCACCTGCATGCACGTGTCCAGCGCCGCGATTCATGCCGCCATCGACGACGGCGCCGACCTGGCGCAGCTCAAGCAACGGCTGGGCTGCGGCACGGTGTGTGGCTCCTGCGTTCCACAACTCACCCGGCTGTGCCGGCCGTCCCAGCGTGCCTGA
- the rfbF gene encoding glucose-1-phosphate cytidylyltransferase: protein MKAVILAGGLGTRISEETAIRPKPMVEIGGKPILWHIMKIYAYHGINEFVVCLGYRGEVIKDFFMNYHMRESDVTCDLGSNTTTLHNTRAEPWRVTLVDTGAQTMTGGRLRRVREHLHGDDAFCMTYGDGVADIDIGAAIALHRREGRLATVSAVQPPGRFGALRVEGEQVTGFREKPLDGDGLINGGFFVLDPRVIDVIEGDATVWENSPLETLVDRGELSVYRHEGFWQPMDTLRDRNYLETLWSSNRAPWRVWE, encoded by the coding sequence ATGAAGGCAGTGATTCTGGCTGGCGGCCTGGGGACGCGCATCTCCGAGGAGACCGCCATTCGCCCCAAGCCCATGGTGGAGATCGGCGGCAAGCCGATCCTCTGGCACATCATGAAAATCTATGCGTATCACGGCATCAACGAGTTCGTGGTGTGCCTGGGATATCGCGGTGAGGTGATCAAGGATTTCTTCATGAATTACCACATGCGCGAATCGGATGTGACCTGCGATCTGGGCAGCAACACCACCACCTTGCACAACACCCGCGCCGAACCGTGGCGGGTGACGCTGGTGGACACCGGTGCGCAGACCATGACCGGCGGCCGCCTACGCCGTGTACGCGAGCACCTGCACGGCGATGACGCCTTTTGCATGACCTACGGCGATGGCGTGGCCGACATCGATATTGGCGCCGCCATCGCGCTGCATCGGCGCGAAGGCCGTTTGGCGACGGTGAGCGCGGTGCAACCGCCGGGCCGGTTCGGGGCGCTGCGCGTGGAAGGCGAACAGGTCACCGGCTTCCGCGAAAAGCCGCTCGATGGCGATGGCCTGATCAACGGCGGTTTCTTCGTGCTCGACCCGCGCGTCATCGACGTGATCGAAGGTGATGCCACGGTGTGGGAGAACAGCCCGCTGGAAACCCTGGTCGACCGCGGCGAACTGAGCGTGTACCGGCACGAGGGCTTCTGGCAGCCGATGGACACCCTGCGCGACCGCAATTATCTCGAAACCCTCTGGTCATCCAATCGGGCGCCCTGGCGCGTCTGGGAGTAA
- a CDS encoding NAD(P)H-dependent oxidoreductase — translation MSVDRLLQARAAEGRPLRVGLYGAGFMARGIVNQIAHAVPGMRVAVICNRSVDKAIEAYRQAGQQAIRVDDAAALSRQIAAGTPAVTDDPALLYGCDALDCLIDATGAIDYGARISLGAIANGRHMVTMNAELDGTVGPLLKRKADAAGVIFSACDGDQPGVQMNLYRFVRSIGLTPLLCGNIKGLQDPYRTPTTQAGFAAKWGQDPHMVTSFADGTKISFEQAIVANGTGMSILQRGMTGYEHHGHVDQLTQRYDIDALRAVCGAVDYVVGALPSPGVFVLATHDDPKQRHYLNLYKLGEGPLYSFYTPYHLCHFEVPLSVSRVVLLGDAVLQPLGAPLVDVIATAKRDLAAGETIDGLGGYMSYGQCERADVTARARLLPMGVAEGCVLRHAVTKDQVLTYDDVQLPQHRLIDQLRAEQAAVFASAELAA, via the coding sequence ATGAGCGTCGATCGGTTATTGCAGGCGCGTGCTGCCGAAGGCCGCCCGCTGCGTGTTGGGCTTTACGGTGCAGGATTCATGGCGCGCGGCATCGTCAACCAGATCGCCCACGCCGTGCCCGGCATGCGCGTGGCGGTGATCTGCAACCGCAGTGTCGATAAGGCGATCGAGGCCTACCGCCAGGCCGGCCAGCAAGCCATCCGCGTGGACGATGCGGCCGCATTGTCGCGGCAGATCGCCGCCGGCACACCGGCCGTCACCGACGACCCCGCGCTGCTGTATGGCTGCGATGCGCTGGATTGCCTGATCGATGCCACCGGCGCCATCGACTACGGCGCGCGGATCAGCCTGGGCGCCATCGCCAACGGCCGCCACATGGTCACCATGAATGCCGAGCTCGATGGCACCGTGGGCCCGCTGCTCAAGCGCAAGGCCGACGCGGCGGGCGTGATCTTCAGCGCCTGCGATGGCGATCAGCCCGGTGTGCAGATGAATCTGTACCGCTTCGTGCGCTCGATCGGGCTCACGCCGCTGCTGTGCGGCAACATCAAGGGCCTGCAGGACCCGTATCGCACGCCTACCACCCAGGCCGGATTTGCGGCCAAGTGGGGCCAGGACCCGCACATGGTCACCAGCTTTGCCGATGGCACCAAGATCAGCTTCGAGCAGGCGATCGTGGCCAATGGCACCGGCATGTCGATCCTGCAGCGTGGCATGACCGGTTATGAACACCACGGCCACGTCGATCAGCTGACCCAGCGCTACGACATCGATGCACTGCGCGCGGTGTGCGGTGCGGTGGATTACGTGGTGGGCGCCCTGCCCTCGCCCGGCGTGTTTGTGCTGGCCACGCACGACGACCCCAAGCAGCGGCATTACCTCAACCTCTACAAACTCGGCGAAGGCCCGCTGTACAGCTTCTACACGCCGTATCACCTGTGCCATTTCGAAGTGCCGCTGTCGGTGTCGCGTGTGGTGCTGCTGGGCGATGCCGTGCTGCAACCGCTGGGCGCGCCGCTGGTGGATGTGATCGCCACTGCCAAGCGCGATCTGGCCGCGGGCGAAACCATCGATGGCCTGGGTGGCTACATGAGCTACGGCCAATGCGAGCGCGCCGATGTCACCGCGCGCGCGCGCTTGCTGCCGATGGGCGTGGCCGAAGGCTGCGTGCTGCGGCATGCGGTGACCAAGGACCAGGTACTCACCTACGACGACGTCCAGCTGCCGCAGCACCGCCTGATCGATCAACTGCGTGCCGAGCAGGCCGCCGTGTTCGCATCGGCGGAGCTGGCCGCATGA
- a CDS encoding acyltransferase family protein, with the protein MVSVPARSTIRVLQAGRALAALMVVGSHMLLPTTHLVEPVPAWLAAAMAHGYLGVDFFFVLSGFIIYYVNHASAALPGWSHDYVTSRLSRIYLPYWPVGIALALIYTLLPALDDGGLDWSWVTTLTLLPVGGQSALGVAWTLSYELLFYALAWVFFRSGHPLRCALAWAALTLLYNAFLHAAALQPADTRGAGAWAAPFEQPIDPAWRALLLHPITLEFVFGMLAARAVLSTARWPLLVCALLAPLALLCFVLGGLQRAHSPLLGLAIAAALVGLVRAEWRGWIQVGPALVLLGNASYAIYLVHMPLMSVVARATRRLGPAATWQVNLLLSAAAAITLGVAYHLCYERPALRHARRLLSRR; encoded by the coding sequence ATGGTCTCGGTACCCGCCCGTTCCACCATCCGCGTGCTGCAGGCCGGGCGCGCGCTCGCCGCGTTGATGGTGGTGGGCAGCCACATGCTGCTGCCCACTACGCACCTGGTGGAACCCGTGCCGGCGTGGCTGGCCGCAGCCATGGCGCATGGCTATCTGGGCGTGGATTTCTTCTTTGTGCTGTCCGGTTTCATCATCTACTACGTCAACCACGCCAGCGCGGCGCTGCCCGGCTGGAGCCATGACTACGTCACCAGCCGGCTCAGCCGCATCTATCTGCCGTACTGGCCGGTGGGCATCGCTTTGGCGCTGATCTACACACTGCTGCCGGCGCTGGACGATGGTGGTCTGGACTGGTCATGGGTCACCACGCTGACGCTGCTGCCGGTAGGCGGGCAGTCAGCACTCGGCGTGGCCTGGACGCTCAGTTACGAATTGCTGTTCTACGCACTGGCGTGGGTGTTTTTTCGCAGTGGCCACCCCTTGCGCTGCGCGCTGGCCTGGGCTGCGCTCACCCTGCTCTACAACGCATTCCTGCACGCCGCCGCACTGCAGCCCGCCGACACGCGCGGCGCTGGCGCATGGGCCGCCCCGTTCGAACAACCCATCGATCCGGCCTGGCGTGCGCTGCTGCTCCACCCGATCACGCTGGAATTTGTGTTCGGCATGCTGGCCGCACGCGCAGTGTTGAGCACAGCGCGCTGGCCGCTGCTGGTGTGCGCGCTGCTGGCGCCACTGGCGTTGCTGTGCTTCGTGCTGGGCGGCCTGCAGCGTGCACATTCGCCGCTGCTCGGGCTGGCGATTGCCGCAGCGCTGGTGGGGCTGGTGCGTGCCGAATGGCGCGGCTGGATCCAGGTTGGGCCGGCGTTGGTCCTGCTCGGCAATGCGTCCTATGCGATCTATCTGGTGCACATGCCGCTGATGTCGGTGGTGGCGCGTGCCACGCGGCGGCTTGGGCCCGCCGCGACCTGGCAAGTGAACCTGCTGCTCAGTGCAGCCGCGGCGATTACGCTCGGCGTGGCCTACCACCTGTGTTACGAACGCCCCGCGTTGCGCCACGCACGGCGGTTGCTGTCGCGCCGCTAG